A region of the bacterium genome:
TATGCGAAAGTCTGGATATCCTTTTGAAAATAGTTCGAGACAAGTTCGGCCAGATCTGCGTCGTAATAGTTGCGGTAGTCTTCCCTGTCCTTTGCCTGTCTTTTGTGGGGTAGGGGAGGCGGCTTGATTCCGATCCTACAACAGGCCTCCTCGTAATCCGCTTGGAGGTTATCGTATTTTCCGATGAAGTCCACCAGTATCTTCCCGTCAAGGTCCTT
Encoded here:
- a CDS encoding sulfotransferase translates to KDLDGKILVDFIGKYDNLQADYEEACCRIGIKPPPLPHKRQAKDREDYRNYYDADLAELVSNYFQKDIQTFAYTF